From Topomyia yanbarensis strain Yona2022 chromosome 1, ASM3024719v1, whole genome shotgun sequence, one genomic window encodes:
- the LOC131692634 gene encoding transcription initiation factor TFIID subunit 3-like, whose product MSERYTHQLLKVVVAQVCQTIGWHSIQSTPLELMMDILDQYLRDITRLTHRYSELYNRTDPNLDDVALAYRDIGINLGDLQEYLQFVDPIARPFEVPKYPLPKETHLNFMKPGSKEVLTRPVHIPEHMPPMLVDSEEEKEEDYRRQRLRAQLLEEEEQATVEEVKPDVDEFVEKFEEVGAEEVAMMETGPNEEVVTFKRPPEFVTEGGQEAKKPRTLPDEGRPTREISSVIMTTSGFISPAREGKLPDSKVPEIPEEKPKPAPPPPPPPVTTVLPVSKMDDKFAKKGRKKPVEKEKKKDKKVEKKKEGGEKEAASRPATPAAVPVAEVKPLLVDTEDVKPVLATLDPPPKPPTPVPDIKPPEPLLPPPEIEKPALPVTPVKPTAKVKKERVPRKKKQQQPKQKSPVSAMPMNPAMNMGGLFSPQNPPLLMNQITPPKPPKPKRPKLTKKQIQQQYMDQLQQFQAPLNAQSILEMFSPGKKPLPGLFQPSMFPPPQQLMMQKPNFSEHPAQTQLDILQKLHPSLEITPSPGPSTAGPAGLHSTSPDKHKLNIFKKVAKKEPSPVPTTQGPIIIIDDDKSPPHQPQFPTTPMAKKRLPKTSTAGVFPFQDTLSSPDLPFNISMNSGEHSGIGLMSSFSREFSPPKTPSNMPKTPDIKLQSSSSSSASWMSDSGKLNTGPGPLFGDFPNFGLPAPKEEKKKRQRQKQPRAPNPKKAKNNQLMSDFNLLQQFQHQQSSQQQLPPVSTSSIDKKPLQDAVSSYAKLLNQAMPPAFLSSQVRNPMFGMFPLPSGPGLIPENPLFNSFPGQPSFLPTGPFGMPPMPPRFDIGNLLRYPRPPKAQPVDNYDNLDPETKLAHTPLDLQKSTCNVAPLVPPSLQIDPMPVKSSVGSRKQVSPAVKERQNITQIQQQRQHTIQPPPQEHSLNLSTKTAILTNQTTVQKPPIVKAIHPEVRQPVVAALPPQKPEPPPTQTPMLNIATAAQLQQLAPLPPNVLPIAPGETIIIGSDSDTNSQSTVTMTAMGLDEAGKKDKTEKRKSKEHKKDRKLKEGKIKKKKDKKDKNRSKDRDRERPKSSHSFHPDGAIEPIPSDIVSAPVEELNPQQEQFRRKEKKEKKKEKLKKEKRKEKERVAAAALEAASFSDHHRSSFGLGSTSAAGTTTASSSDQRDHSDGSTASVPKLMLKLGSSANPSPRSNTPDVTPLDVGVVKEEKVEVKREASPELARISALVTRPPKLKAPPNKGKIKEEEGGKLSKLVDHSGKAAGKPDLSADVATKPRPRGIQALPDSIDLFSVTPTHNPSTVQSNKASSVPSSSASTSSAVGVSGDQMPHSAKKQPKESKTSSKSHGSISSSSASVSLGVTIPAPLSASVNVKDADGNVVWICPACGRVDDGTPMIGCDGCDAWYHWVCVGIQVPPDSNEDWYCRVCIGKKQESHGDEKQRKRKKKDKRNPKE is encoded by the exons ATGTCGGAAAGATACACTCACCAGCTATTGAAGGTAGTGGTTGCCCAGGTATGCCAGACTATCGGTTGGCATTCGATCCAATCGACCCCGCTGGAGCTGATGATGGATATACTGGATCAGTACCTGAGGGATATAACCCGGTTAACTCATCGTTATTCGGAACTGTACAATCGAACGGATCCCAATTTAGATGATGTGGCTCTGGCCTACCGGGATATCGGCATTAACTTGGGCGACCTACAGGAGTACCTGCAGTTTGTGGATCCCATCGCCAGACCGTTCGAGGTGCCCAAGTATCCGTTGCCGAAGGAAACGcatttgaattttatgaaaccTGGTAGTAAGGAAGTTCTAACCCGACCGGTACACATCCCTGAGCATATGCCTCCGATGTTAGTCGATTCGGAGGAGGAAAAAGAAGAAGATTATCGAAGGCAGCGCCTCCGAGCTCAGCTGCTTGAAGAGGAGGAGCAAGCAACGGTAGAGGAAGTGAAACCGGACGTAGACGAATTTGTTGAGAAGTTTGAGGAAGTAGGTGCTGAGGAGGTTGCGATGATGGAAACCGGTCCAAATGAAGAGGTTGTTACTTTCAAGCGGCCACCGGAATTTGTTACTGAAGGAGGACAAGAGGCTAAGAAGCCCCGAACTTTGCCGGATGAAGGGAGACCAACGAGGGAGATAAGTAGTGTCATTATGACAACGTCGGGTTTTATTTCACCGGCTCGGGAAGGAAAATTGCCGGATTCGAAGGTACCCGAAATACCAGAAGAGAAACCAAAACCTGCACCTCCACCACCTCCCCCGCCTGTGACGACTGTGCTTCCAGTATCCAAAATGGACGATAAGTTTGCGAAAAAGGGTAGAAAGAAACCGGTTGAAAAAGAGAAAAAGAAAGACAAAAAGGTGGAGAAGAAAAAGGAAGGTGGTGAAAAGGAAGCTGCTAGTAGACCAGCAACTCCAGCAGCTGTTCCCGTAGCTGAAGTGAAACCTTTGCTTGTAGATACAGAAGATGTGAAACCAGTTTTAGCTACTCTGGATCCACCGCCAAAACCGCCAACCCCTGTACCGGATATTAAACCACCAGAACCGTTGTTGCCACCTCCGGAAATAGAGAAACCAGCACTGCCTGTAACCCCCGTGAAACCGACGGCTAAAGTGAAGAAAGAAAGAGTACCACGAAAAAAGAAGCAACAACAACCGAAACAGAAGTCTCCGGTTTCTGCGATGCCAATGAATCCGGCTATGAACATGGGAGGGTTGTTTTCTCCTCAGAATCCTCCACTGCTAATGAATCAAATCACTCCCCCAAAACCACCGAAACCCAAGCGCCCCAAGctcacaaaaaaacaaattcagCAACAATATATGGATCAACTGCAACAGTTTCAAGCTCCTCTAAATGCACAAAGTATTCTGGAAATGTTTTCACCTGGGAAGAAACCTCTACCGGGACTATTTCAACCATCTATGTTTCCTCCCCCGCAGCAACTGATGATGCAGAAACCAAATTTCTCGGAACATCCTGCCCAAACTCAGCTGGACATTTTGCAGAAGCTCCACCCAAGTCTGGAGATAACACCATCTCCTGGTCCATCTACCGCTGGACCCGCCGGACTACACAGTACTTCTCCCGATAAACATAAACTCAACATTTTCAAGAAGGTAGCAAAAAAGGAACCATCCCCGGTGCCAACTACCCAAGGACCAATAATTATCATCGACGACGATAAGAGTCCGCCTCATCAGCCTCAATTTCCGACTACGCCTATGGCCAAAAAGAGACTCCCAAAAACGTCCACTGCTGGTGTCTTTCCATTTCAGGATACACTGTCCTCTCCGGATCTGCCCTTTAATATCAGTATGAACTCCGGCGAACATTCTGGCATAGGACTGATGTCGTCATTCTCTCGAGAATTTTCACCTCCCAAAACGCCTTCCAATATGCCCAAAACCCCGGACATAAAGCTGCAGTCCAGTTCTAGCTCCAGTGCCTCCTGGATGAGTGATTCTGGCAAGCTAAATACCGGACCTGGACCACTTTTCGGCGATTTTCCAAACTTCGGGCTTCCCGCTCCGAAGGAGGAGAAAAAGAAACGCCAACGACAAAAGCAACCAAGAGCTCCAAATCCTAAAAAAGCGAAGAATAATCAACTCATGAGCGATTTCAATCTATTACAACAGTTCCAACATCAACAGTCCTCTCAGCAACAGTTGCCTCCGGTGTCGACATCATCTATCGACAAGAAACCACTCCAGGATGCAGTTTCATCATACGCTAAACTGTTAAATCAAGCAATGCCACCGGCATTCCTGTCCTCCCAGGTACGGAACCCAATGTTTGGAATGTTTCCACTGCCATCCGGCCCAGGCCTCATCCCAGAGAATCCACTCTTTAACTCATTTCCCGGACAACCGTCGTTCCTTCCGACGGGACCATTTGGAATGCCACCAATGCCGCCACGATTCGACATTGGTAATCTTCTGCGCTATCCACGTCCCCCGAAAGCCCAACCTGTGGACAATTACGACAATCTAGATCCGGAAACAAAGCTCGCACACACTCCGTTGGATCTACAGAAAAGCACCTGCAATGTGGCTCCGCTCGTGCCACCATCGCTTCAGATTGATCCAATGCCCGTCAAGTCATCAGTAGGAAGCCGCAAACAAGTTTCGCCAGCAGTCAAAGAACGTCAAAATATTACACAGATACAACAACAACGTCAACATACAATTCAACCTCCACCGCAGGAGCACTCTCTGAACCTTTCCACCAAAACCGCCATTCTGACAAATCAAACGACCGTTCAGAAACCTCCGATCGTCAAAGCAATCCATCCGGAGGTACGTCAACCAGTTGTAGCTGCCCTACCGCCACAAAAACCGGAGCCACCTCCGACTCAGACTCCGATGTTGAACATCGCCACAGCAGCACAATTACAACAGTTAGCCCCGTTGCCTCCCAACGTGCTTCCCATAGCTCCGGGTGAAACCATCATCATCGGGTCCGATTCCGATACAAACAGTCAATCGACGGTGACGATGACCGCCATGGGTCTCGACGAGGCTGGTAAAAAGGACAAAACCGAAAAACGCAAAAGCAAGGAGCACAAAAAGGACAGGAAGCTGAAGGAGGGTAAAATCAAGAAGAAGAAGGACAAGAAAGATAAGAACAGAAGTAAAGATCGTGACCGCGAGAGACCAAA ATCTTCTCACTCGTTCCACCCGGACGGTGCGATAGAACCAATCCCAAGCGACATCGTTAGTGCCCCGGTTGAGGAACTGAACCCCCAGCAGGAGCAGTTCCGCAGAAAggagaaaaaagagaaaaagaaggaaaaacttAAAAAAGAGAAACGGAAGGAGAAGGAACGTGTGGCGGCTGCTGCCCTGGAAGCAGCTTCCTTTTCCGATCATCACCGTAGCAGTTTCGGTTTAGGTTCAACGTCCGCTGCTGGAACTACAACAGCGAGCAGTTCGGATCAGCGTGATCATAGCGACGGATCGACCGCATCGGTACCGAAGCTTATGTTGAAACTTGGTTCCAGTGCGAATCCGTCGCCGCGATCTAACACGCCGGATGTTACCCCCTTGGATGTTGGGGTGGTCAAAGAGGAAAAGGTAGAAGTCAAACGTGAAGCATCGCCAGAGCTAGCTCGTATTTCGGCACTAGTGACGAGGCCCCCAAAACTGAAAGCACCTCCGAACAAAGGTAAAATCAAGGAGGAAGAAGGaggaaaattatcaaaattagTAGATCATTCTGGTAAGGCAGCAGGTAAGCCGGATCTGAGTGCAGATGTGGCAACCAAACCTCGACCACGTGGTATTCAAGCACTACCAGATTCAATCGATCTGTTCTCGGTTACTCCCACCCACAATCCGTCTACTGTTCAATCAAACAAAGCTTCGTCGGTACCTTCATCGTCGGCATCAACGTCGTCAGCTGTCGGCGTCTCTGGAGATCAAATGCCACATTCAGCGAAAAAGCAACCGAAGGAATCGAAAACATCATCTAAGTCACATGGCAGCATCAGCAGTAGCTCGGCCTCAGTCAGTCTCGGGGTCACAATTCCAGCCCCACTCAGTGCATCGGTCAACGTGAAAGATGCCGATGGCAACGTAGTCTGGATCTGTCCGGCCTGTGGCCGTGTTGACGATGGAACACCGATGATCGGTTGTGATGGCTGCGATGCCTGGTATCACTGGGTTTGCGTCGGTATTCAGGTTCCGCCCGATTCCAACGAGGACTGGTACTGCCGGGTATGTATCGGTAAGAAGCAGGAATCGCACGGTGACGAGAAGCAGAGGAAGCGAAAGAAGAAGGACAAGCGAAATCCCAAAGAGTAG
- the LOC131692769 gene encoding zinc finger protein 492-like has translation MRIHSGEKQFKCDICGQAFTTRCGISRHRLLHTDKRPYICTVCGKDFKFKNNLITHMVHHTGNYPHRCDVCGKGFVNGIRLKEHKRTHTGERPYKCDICEKGFAVKDQVVVHLRTHARPSQCDICGKEFKDNYLFVLHKGMHEGIYRFKCDICDKEFLKKCQFTVYMRSHSGEKPFLCDICGRGFAAAITRNRHTHSHGIELPYGCEICKQRFLTQQELDSHKSEHVGEPPLRCETCGKEFVFRHYFDLHMLTHTGGKPYECDIG, from the coding sequence ATGCGCATTCATAGTGGcgaaaaacaattcaaatgcgATATCTGCGGTCAAGCATTCACCACACGCTGCGGCATTTCTCGCCATCGGCTTTTACATACCGATAAGCGGCCATATATTTGCACCGTGTGTGGCAAAGATTTTAAGTTCAAAAATAACCTAATTACCCACATGGTCCATCACACGGGTAACTACCCTCACAGGTGTGATGTATGTGGGAAAGGATTCGTTAATGGTATTCGTTTGAAGGAGCACAAGCGCACTCATACCGGCGAGAGACCATACAAGTGTGATATCTGCGAGAAAGGATTTGCTGTAAAAGATCAAGTGGTTGTTCACCTACGCACTCACGCACGACCGTCTCAGTGTGATATTTGTGGAAAAGAATTCAAAGATAATTATCTATTCGTCCTACACAAAGGCATGCACGAGGGCATCTACCGCTTCAAATGTGACATTTGTGACAAAGAATTTCTGAAGAAATGTCAATTTACCGTGTACATGCGCTCGCATAGTGGCGAAAAACCATTCTTATGCGATATATGCGGCAGAGGCTTTGCAGCAGCAATAACCCGGAATCGGCATACGCATTCACATGGTATTGAGCTTCCTTATGGTTGTGAGATTTGCAAACAACGATTCCTCACTCAACAAGAACTGGACTCGCATAAGAGTGAACATGTCGGTGAACCACCACTTCGGTGTGAGACTTGTGGAAAAGAATTTGTCTTCCGACACTACTTCGATCTGCACATGTTGACGCACACCGGTGGAAAACCGTACGAGTGTGATATAGGGTAA